The nucleotide sequence atgtgtttgagaccatcagttgtgttgttcagaggtagggctagtacacaatggatagccctatttgactactgttgtaatccatattatggccaaaccagattatttgatagttttgatgtcttcagtattaatctacaatgttgaaaataattaaaataaataaaaaacattgaatgagaaggtgtgtccaaacttttgactggtagtgtatgtatatACATTAAATATATGTGGGTATAGCGGATACAGCCATGCAcctctttctttacatttgcaCTAACATGTTCACAATAACTGAAAAAGGATTTGATTTAAGAATATTGCTTGTATTTATTTGGTTATTTTGCCCTTtcaagtaaaaatataaataaataataaataaaaattaaaaaaatcaaagtactCACTCCTCCCATCGTAATCCCATCAATAAGAGCGATGTACGGTTTCTTGTATGttcctgaaggacaaaattaaagATGTAGACGAGAAATAAATCtgacttaaaataaacaaactgataAAGTTCATGTGTCTCCATTCAATAGATAACACAGGTATAACTCTGAATAAACGTACCTATAGCATTGTTGAGAATGTACTCCTCACGGAAAAAGACTTCTGCAAGAGGGTCTCCAACTTTCCCCGCTTCTGTCACCGctgagagaagaaaacagatCAAGTATTTTACCTACAGCCAGAAGGGAAACATTGTGACAGGCAAACCAGGCAAGAGTTTGGATCCCAACTTAACTCTAGGAACAGGTACCTGCTTTAAAAAGAGCTGCAGTGAGGCAGTAAAGCAACATCACTTACGATCACATACTGTAGAAAGTTATACCGTCATTGCTGCACAGTGAGAAAGGCTCATCTTTTAGTTCACACAAACCAACAagttttgagtttaaaaatgttaaacatttgaaaaaggaAGTACAAGACCAAACCTTTGTACCTCAAAAGAGCTTCTGATCAACCATTGTATGTTatattttctgtgtcgagtGTTTTTCTGGCTGTATGAAAATGTCTGCATGAAAACTTCTTGTCTTTAAAACCTTCAAACTCTCTAACATTGACAGAATCCCTgttacagctttaaaaatagaCCAACATGATGAAAAGCACCTTCAATAACCTGTCAGAGAACACCTTTACATTagatttcattcattcactatATATTCAAGTGAAAATGACATCTGAAAACGGACTGCAGtgaagcatgtttattttttttagtttttgaatGAACAATTATTTATAGGTATATGTCATTTATAATGACACTGATGATTGCTCAGTCGTCTTTGGGCAGggtgcagcagcacagcaaCTTTCTGAGCCGCCTGAGGAACCTTTGGACTCTGGTCTTTGGGACCTTGACCTTGTCCTTGACCTCACCCTCCAGGACTGAAGCCGTGGCAGTGGCTACAGCTGGCAGGGTAGCAGGAGGCGATGAAGTCATTCCCACAGGGGACACTGGTGATGGTTCTTCTGGTACCTGGCTGATGGCAGGAGGTTTTTCTTCATGGATCACAGGAGGTTGCACACTAGCAGGTCCTTCGCTGGTCTTCACATCACAAACCTCACCCTCCAGGACTGAGACCATGTTTGGTGGTTCAGATGGCAGGATATAGGGAGGTAGTGGAGATGGCACTACAGCAGAATCTTCATCAGGATCAACAGGTGTTGGATGGTCCAGCATGGCAAGTTCTTTTTCTTTGGTGGACTGCTCATCCATCACCTCATCCTCCAGGACTGAGACCATGTTTGGTGGTTCAACTGGCAGGATATAGGGAGGTAGTGGAGATGGCACCACAGCAGGATCTTCATCAGTATCAACAGCTGTTGGATGGTCCAGCATGTCAGGTTCTTGTTCTTTGGTGGACTGTTCCTCCATCACTTTATCCTCCAGGACTGAAGCCAGGTCAACAGCAACAGCTGGTAGGATAGCAGGAGGTGATGGCGTTAGTTCCAAAGCAGAGTCCTGTTCTTTGGATGGTTCCTCCTTGACTTCATCCTCCAGGTCTGAAGCCAGGTCAACAGCAACAGCTGGCAGGATAGCAAGAGGTGATGGCGTTAGTTCCAAAGCAGAGTCCTGTTCTTTGGATGGTTCCTCCTTGACTTCATCCTCCAGGTCTGAAGCCAGGTCAACAGCAACAGCTGGCAGGATAGCAGGAGGTGATGGAGTTCGTAACACTGCAGAGTCTGGTTTGTCAGATGGTTCCTCCTCCATGACTTCTCCCTCCAGGACTGAAACCTTAACTGGAGGTTCAGCTGGCAGGGTTACAGCGGGAGCTGGGATTTGTGTGGCCTGGTTTACATCTGGCTCCTTGACCGCAATGAGGGTACGAGGATGAGCAGCAGGGATGACAGTCTGCGTTCGAGGCTCAAACAGCTCACAGATGGAATTGGCAGTGAACCAGGTGAGGATCTTTAGCACCTCAGCCTCGAAGGAGTTCAGCTTCCTCCTCAGGGTGTCCGCTGTGTACATCTGTCTGACCTTTTTGTCGATCTGGATGACCATCTGATCTCTCACAGACTGAGAGAAGGTGACTTTCCGGAGGGTTGACGACAGTGTTGTGGAGACACGATCCAGCACAGCTTTGGTGACTCCAACAGCCATCTCACTGAGCTTCTGAGATGGCATTTCTCTGGGAATGGGTCCTTTTGGTCTCCAAAAGCCTTGCAGGACTTTTGGAACCACATTCAAGACCACATCCTGAGGGCCAAGTTGTTTGGGCCCAGGTGCCCTTTGATGCTGCTCCACAAGAGTCCCAGCATACTCCCATGCTTTCCTGACGACCTTGGGGTGCTTAAAGGAGGCAGGTATGCTGGCTGGTGAGTCGAGGAGTCTTCTTGCCTCAAACTCGACGTCCCGCTTCAGCATGCTGGTGTTGACCTCCCAAACCAGGTGGAGTAGAGGCTTGACATCATTGTCGAAATCCTCCATCTCAAACTCCCACAGCTGGATTCTCGTAGTGCTCTTGCTGTCCTCCACCAAGAGGTCAATCATGGCCTCAGCAGTCAGCTCAGATGGAAGCTTGTTTCTCTGCTGAAGATGGAGGAGCTCGACCATGAAAGCCACCTTGGTTTTGTATGACTGAACATGCCAGCAGATCTGCTTGGCACGCTCATAAATGGGTGTGTCAAACAGCACCCTGATCGGTTTGTAAATACCGTTACTTGCTTCAATGAACTCCATGAGTAAAGGGAAAATACAACACAGTAGCTCAAACAAAAAAcgatctctatctctctctaatCTCCAACTAACAAACCCACAAGCTCCAACAGGATTGAAGTCCTGGTTTAAAGCCTGCGCAGGATATCTTCAGGACTGTGATGTCACAGCGAAACATTCTACTGATCAACTCATGCATTCCACCTCTTATCGCCATGGCAACAACACAGAAAGGTGGACTGTAGCTGAACATGTTCTATATCTACAAGTACAGCTAATTCAAAACTTCATTGATTCATCTTTATATGACAAAGTGATAATAAGTCCCACTGCAACCGAGCCACACACAATAAGAGAGTATTTATTGTTGAAACTGTCCTCAGGGGAAAATTACGCCCGCCCCAAAACCACATATATCTACCCTCTAAAGTCGTCTAGGTGCTGCAGAAATGATCAGAACAATGAAGTCAGATGAGAATGTTAAAGAGCAGCAAATAAAGAGGAGATAAGTGTGGGTGGATGGAcgataaaacagacacaaggattagggttagggttggggagACATGTATCTTGGAAAGTATGGTCATGATTTTCACAAACTTAaactctgtgtttatgtttgttgccACAATGATGAAGCTCCTCCAGCcttaaagatgaataaaaatctctataaaccaaaacaaaatcatcatcatcatcaacccTTATTTATACTCAAGAGATCATTGAGGGGTTAcagttacagtgacatttaaaaaacaatcaacaaggcatcaagagtatcaaagTTATCAAATAGGGTCATTTGTGATTTggagataaaaacaattaaaagataaaataaaataatacaaataaaaggagaTGTATGGGATTGACTATAAAAGGCCTAAAATATGAAGGGACTGTTGATTAAATTGATACAATAAAGATATACAGGTaaacctagctaaaacagttaCAAAGCGGGGTTGAAAGGTTGAAAATAAAGTTTCAAAATTGTCCAAAGGGTAAATTCCCTTTAATTCAAGGAGTCAGGAGCAGAGTTCTGACCGAACTCGGGGAACATGCAAAAGCAGCTGGTTTTTGAGGTGCGAGTCTGATATAAACGGTCTGGGTAATTAAGAAGTTCAGTGAGGTATGGTGGTAATTTTCCTAAGAAAGCTTTATAGATAAAAAGATGCCAATAAATATTTCGTCTTTCATGGAGAGAGGGCCAGCCAACCTTATGTAAAGAATACACCGATGTGTGTTTAATGGGATCACCTGTAATAAATCATAATGCAGAGTGATAAATGGAGGCGTTTGAGGGTTGAGGATGGTGCGTTTCTGTAGATTATGTCCCCATAATCCAAgactgacataaaaacagcctcCACAACCCTCTTCCTACAAAACATTGGAAATATAGATCCGTTTCTATAGATATAGCCgactttttgttttacaaccCTTAAAATAAACATCTTAGCCCATCAGTATCAAAACAAACTCTGATGCAGACATTACAGCTCATCTTGTGATTGCTAGCTTAGTCGATGTTTTTCAGCAATTAAAGTCATATAGACCAAAACATGTGTCAAAATAGGACCAGGTTCATAATCACAGACTTCACCTTTAATTAATACATCTCAATCTTTCCAACAATCTTTTTTTATGCCTAGCAATGTGGGTTTGGAGCTTAAAGCATACTAAACCTGAACCACAGAGGTGTCACATCATAAATATGTTAGGACTTTAGCTTTCAACTGCTGTCATGATATTCGACAGGCATAGAATGTTTACTTCTTAATGTATCATTTTAGAGGGAATGGAGGGATAGCTATGTAAGACTCTTATCTAATCCAGTCTCTTAGTACCATCCATTCTCTCCATGAATTGCAGgcattttaatattaataaattgTAAAAGAGGAGGAATGCTTTTCAAAGTTTGTTTATGGAGAgtataggacagtggatagaggaggaaacagagagagtgtgGGGAACGACATGCAGCAAAGCACAGCAGGTTGTAATCAAACTCAGCCCCCCTGCTAGcaggaccacagcctctgtgCGTGGTGCATGATTTTACCACCAAGGCAAACCGGCGTCTCAAAGAAGAGGAATCATTTTCAATTTAAGTGTGCAGAATATCCAAAACGTTTACATAAGCACTCACCTAAAAAAACAGTCTTCACCCAAAAACATTCAGAAGCACGAAATCACTGCTGCACTCTGCTTTGCACCGGGTGTAAGATCACACACTCCTACTGCACTTCACATAAAACCAGCACATCACCACCGCCTCCACAGAGTTAAAACACTTTATCATCTGGTAAACTAAATATCAAGTCTTAAAGAATCCTGGAAATACCCCGAGAAGAACTGTACATGTTTAAAAGGAAATTTTACAAGATTTTTTTGTGAAGTAATTCCTTACACTGACACTGAATAACTTCTGTGGCGAGAGTGAAACACCAGTCTAAACATGAGTGTCCTAGATTGGGGTTAATGAATGCCAGTGACAAAAACCATGAAGGCTGCTGCTCACCTCTGATATCTCCACCAGCACAGAAAGCTTTCCCTCCAGCTCCTTTGATGATCACGATGTCAGTGTCACTGCAACTTTCCCATTTCTATAATCAGAGACAAAATGAAtttgaaaatgctgaaaataTTTGTGAAATTATCAtcgaaaaaaacaaaaattgtatTAATTAGGATCAGACAGTTTCAGCACCACTGTTTCAAACAAAAGCTCAGAGTAACACCTCTACTCATATCACCAAAAGCAAACACTGATACCCTCAACTATTTATCATCACAACTTGTTTACATGTCAGCGTCTTCCCCCTCCTTTAAGTATGTGATCTGTGAAGATTTAAGGGACACTAGACTTGAAGGAAAATTAAACTTGTGCCTTCCAAAAGCAGCAATACTGTGATAAATAATTTGTATGAATCCTCTGGTCTCCATTTAAAGTGTCTTTGTTTGGAAATGTGTAAGAGTCTGAGTCTTTTCCtacaaaaaaagtcagaaataagATAAACAAATCCATCTCAGGATCGGGGCACTTTAACTCTAACAGACACAGAGGCAGCCGTTAACCCTCAGTGAACATGCTGCTGTAATACACAACCCCCGACACACTCAGGGCCTTGACATCTGCCCCAGTTAAATCCTGTATTAACAGACTCTGCACATACCTTGAGCTGAGGGTAGATCTGTCTGATCATGGTCATGTTGAGGGCGTTCAGGACTTTGGGTCTGTTTACGGTGATCACACCTGCGTTCCCCACTTTCTCCAGGAGAACCTCGGGTTCCACCTGACTCGACATCTGatcacaaacagagacaagaGGACTAATCTGTAGAAGTCAGTTTTTATAACCATGATGTAACATTTGACTCAGTTTGCTGTGTTTTACCAGGACTTTTACACTTGCTGCTTTTCAGGGAATAAGGACCCAGAGTTCAAATAACACACCACACCAATACAGACACAGCTTAAACAGTCATAATAGTTTGTTGATTCAATGTACTGGGATCCATATTTCAAATTCTGTAGACTCATTTGTTCATATGTCGACCTGTCAGAATGATTTCAGATAGTAGTAACTCTTATATCCCTCATATACCTTACATTTAAATCAGAAGCATTGACTTACACTGTGGAGCATCAGTACATAATGTTTGACACTTGAAAATCACAGAcaacaatgttcaaagttgtgacatttgcctcatgcAGAGCTttgagagctgaatgaggacagaaatgtcatcaatattcctgcagaagtcctgttcaccctGTCTAACGTTAttttcaatggaaatgttcactcTAATGTGAATTATTAAAATTAATCTGGCAAATGTTTTCCCTTCATCCTGAAATGAAAAGTTCATATAAATATCAATTCATCCCGCAAGTAGGGTGATAAGAATCCACTGCTATGGAAGCGTTATCAACCATTGAATTGGAGGGTCCACTGTTTTAGCTGTAGAAATAAATTTTTCTTGTTTATGTCTTGTTGGCCAggtaataaaggagataatgtatagtgagctggtggttatgcaaataagaatcctaacagggtgagcaggacctcaACTTGAGGCAGAAGGGTTTGTCTCACCCTGAGGAGATTatgatttgcataaccaccagcTTACTATATATCATCCCTTTGTGCATATTAGAAACAACTCACAGTTTCCTCTAGctgctgttcttcatgttttacaATAACACATGTGTCTGCAACGAATCCCTATTGACTCCAAAATGTATCCAAATAACTAATTTTGTGTGTGAGAAAAAGCATTGCTtctttaaatgaaattattttcCCATACTGCAACAAACTCAGGCTTTTATCACGTGTGTATTGTAGAGGTTAACATCCTGATTATGATGAATTTGGGATTAATACCACAGACTTAATGTTTGCTTATGCAactctttttttcattgcaaAATTGATGCTTTGAATTTTCTTTGTCTTCTaggttgaaaaacaaacataaatctaGCGTATACACAATAAACTGTGTTGGTACATGAGGGTTTTGCTCACCATATGGCCCTTGATTCGCTGTAACCTGCAGAGGGACCTCAGTCTGCAAACAgcaagcagagagaggggattgTTAATGTTACCTGTACAACCTAAACAGATCACCTGATATAAGTGTACGTTCACATTAACAGTGCAAGGAGGTGACCTTTAATTCCAACATTAATACCTTTAACACTAACTTATAGAACCAAACATCGAAATGACTTACTCCCACCTCATCCTAGTATGTCTGACAtttcaagaactacaaaataccAGCAAACAGATGACGTTATTATACATGTTTACCAGGAGACGTGCCACATACCTGTAGGCCGAAGTGAGAACAGTTAAGGACATAATTATAGTTTGTTTGCAGTAAGGGCGTCTGAAGAGAGGCTTCCCTGTCAGGTGTGTGTTGCTGCTCTCCTTGCTCTTTCCCCTGTAGTTTCTGCAGCTACTTCCTGAAAGAGAAACCAAgagtcctgattggtcaatacggTGACCTAACGGAGGGCGTACACACCACCGAGGAAGCCTCAGCCTGTGCTCTGTTTCTGGAACGCTATGCTGCCGCTTCCCCCTGCCGGGGAGAGGAGCTAATACCACTACTGTGTTTGTCATTTGGACTGTATTTAAAGCGTCAGAATCAGAATTCATCAACAGCAGACACGAACGCctcattggaaggatttcatctgctgtgggcggacaggatacaggagagcaagactgaactgactggtgaagaaggccagctcagtcctgggtcctgtggaggtggtggctgacaggagaattatgggcaagctgtcgtctctgatggacatttttaaaaaaatgtatatataatcTTGCACTGTataccttcttgtttgctgctgtaactctgtgactttccccgttgtgggacgaataaaggagtatcttatcttatcttaaagaaaGTATGTAAATGCATTCACTTTGTATTGCACTAGTTAAAGGTAGAGTGTGTAGATtttttagcagaacagacagaaatggaatataataatCATAAGTATGTTTCAATGAGGTTATAATCACCAGTTTGTTCACTTGGAATGATCCCTTTATATTTACATAAGGGGAGGgaccccttccatggaggctgccatcttgctctgcaacatttctacagcagcacagaataaACAAACTATATACACtgtgcatatttttttaaataaagattactTGATAAAGGAAGGATCACACttctcatgcatcacaggagcttcttttcCAGGGATTGAGCAATACCGTTATATACTCCCCTttctacactgtacctttaaatgttcTCACgttgtttcaaaactttttggttacttttgtatttcatatttctttGCTAATTTTAACAACTCCATATTGAACTTTGACCTTCTGTCTGCTGTAGTTACCGGCGACTAACAAGATAAAACGAAAAACTTTACAAGTAAACTTTGAAATTTATTACAATGTAAAGATTAAGATTAAGATTAAATAGTATATATAGTTGTCTGAAATAGCTTTCTCAAATAACGGCAACACAAAAAATGCAACTTGAACCTCATTTTACATGCAACATGTTAGAAAGTATTGAAATACATGAGTTTATAATCTTTGTTTAGCTATAATTTCTAGGTCTGTCATTTAATTAAATGGTATTCTACTTCTACTAGACCAAGTAATATTGCTCTTCAAAGATAAGTCATCTTAAAATCTCAACTCTAGATGTCAACATGAATAACTGTTTTATGACACAAGCCTTGAAAATGAGATTACAGTGACTGCAGCGCCAGCTCCAGGGTTTACAGTACTGATAGGACCAAGGTGTGGCTCATAGTCCACCTCTGGGCAAATACACCTTAGTTGCAATagcaaaagagacagagacctATATTATGAAGCATGggcacaaaatacaaaaaagtagAAGATTGCATTTTGATTGAATAGTGAAATTAGCACCTTTATTATTCTCACAAACACAGTCATGGATACAATAAGGTCTGTAATGCCTCTCTTCATCAAAATAAGGAGATTTCAGGAGAAGCTCTTCCTATGGTTAGTGggatacaattttaaaatgcagtttttgaaacagagacattttaaaagatTATATAGAAACATGTaagcagtaaaataataatCCCAATGTTTGATAAAGGGACGAAGGTTTCAGATGCCTCTAGTCCGAGT is from Notolabrus celidotus isolate fNotCel1 chromosome 10, fNotCel1.pri, whole genome shotgun sequence and encodes:
- the LOC117820088 gene encoding fibrous sheath CABYR-binding protein-like isoform X2; amino-acid sequence: MEFIEASNGIYKPIRVLFDTPIYERAKQICWHVQSYKTKVAFMVELLHLQQRNKLPSELTAEAMIDLLVEDSKSTTRIQLWEFEMEDFDNDVKPLLHLVWEVNTSMLKRDVEFEARRLLDSPASIPASFKHPKVVRKAWEYAGTLVEQHQRAPGPKQLGPQDVVLNVVPKVLQGFWRPKGPIPREMPSQKLSEMAVGVTKAVLDRVSTTLSSTLRKVTFSQSVRDQMVIQIDKKVRQMYTADTLRRKLNSFEAEVLKILTWFTANSICELFEPRTQTVIPAAHPRTLIAVKEPDVNQATQIPAPAVTLPAEPPVKVSVLEGEVMEEEPSDKPDSAVLRTPSPPAILPAVAVDLASDLEDEVKEEPSKEQDSALELTPSPLAILPAVAVDLASDLEDEVKEEPSKEQDSALELTPSPPAILPAVAVDLASVLEDKVMEEQSTKEQEPDMLDHPTAVDTDEDPAVVPSPLPPYILPVEPPNMVSVLEDEVCDVKTSEGPASVQPPVIHEEKPPAISQVPEEPSPVSPVGMTSSPPATLPAVATATASVLEGEVKDKVKVPKTRVQRFLRRLRKLLCCCTLPKDD
- the LOC117820088 gene encoding titin-like isoform X1, translating into MEFIEASNGIYKPIRVLFDTPIYERAKQICWHVQSYKTKVAFMVELLHLQQRNKLPSELTAEAMIDLLVEDSKSTTRIQLWEFEMEDFDNDVKPLLHLVWEVNTSMLKRDVEFEARRLLDSPASIPASFKHPKVVRKAWEYAGTLVEQHQRAPGPKQLGPQDVVLNVVPKVLQGFWRPKGPIPREMPSQKLSEMAVGVTKAVLDRVSTTLSSTLRKVTFSQSVRDQMVIQIDKKVRQMYTADTLRRKLNSFEAEVLKILTWFTANSICELFEPRTQTVIPAAHPRTLIAVKEPDVNQATQIPAPAVTLPAEPPVKVSVLEGEVMEEEPSDKPDSAVLRTPSPPAILPAVAVDLASDLEDEVKEEPSKEQDSALELTPSPPAILPAVAVDLASVLEDKVMEEQSTKEQEPDMLDHPTAVDTDEDPAVVPSPLPPYILPVEPPNMVSVLEDEVMDEQSTKEKELAMLDHPTPVDPDEDSAVVPSPLPPYILPSEPPNMVSVLEGEVCDVKTSEGPASVQPPVIHEEKPPAISQVPEEPSPVSPVGMTSSPPATLPAVATATASVLEGEVKDKVKVPKTRVQRFLRRLRKLLCCCTLPKDD